The Lewinellaceae bacterium genome has a segment encoding these proteins:
- a CDS encoding UDP-N-acetylmuramate--L-alanine ligase — translation MNLNEIKKIYFIGIGGIGMSAVARYFSARGVEVHGYDKTETSLTKTLVKEGMTIHYNEDLSKIPNGVDVVVYTPAVPELHAELVFFREQGYEVIKRAAALGIISRGMKTIAIAGTHGKTTTTSLTTHLLRTGGVDCSAFLGGIAQNFGSNFVPGKSDWVVVEADEFDRSFLHLDPDIAVITSLDADHLDIYGDHETMLETGFRAFAGKIKPGGELIVQHQLTGFFDGFNGLQSYGVQGGDYRAENIRVEEGFFVFDYQSGQKVIRDIKVSLPGRHNIENATAAITIALKLGVSPEDIKKALASFNGIKRRFDFIYRDEQVVYIDDYAHHPSELKAAIGAARELFPGRKLTGIFQPHLFSRTHDFAEGFAVALDGLDEVLLLDIYPARELPMEGVTSAIIFDKMELSNKVQLPKAKLLETLAGREIEVLMTLGAGDIDTMIDPIADLLTIKNKALSRN, via the coding sequence ATGAATTTAAACGAGATAAAGAAAATATATTTCATTGGGATCGGAGGGATCGGGATGAGCGCAGTGGCGAGATATTTTAGTGCAAGAGGAGTAGAAGTGCATGGATATGACAAAACAGAGACAAGCCTGACCAAAACGTTGGTCAAAGAGGGCATGACAATACATTATAATGAAGATTTGAGTAAAATCCCCAACGGAGTTGACGTGGTTGTTTATACCCCTGCTGTTCCGGAATTACATGCTGAATTGGTTTTTTTCCGGGAGCAGGGGTATGAGGTGATCAAGCGGGCAGCAGCCCTGGGTATTATCAGCCGTGGCATGAAAACCATCGCTATTGCCGGAACACACGGGAAAACAACCACGACTTCTCTCACTACTCACTTGCTGAGAACGGGGGGCGTTGATTGTTCAGCTTTCCTAGGGGGCATTGCTCAGAACTTTGGCTCGAACTTCGTGCCCGGCAAAAGTGACTGGGTGGTGGTGGAGGCGGATGAGTTTGACCGTTCCTTCCTTCATCTTGATCCTGACATTGCAGTGATTACTTCCTTAGATGCCGATCACCTCGACATTTACGGCGATCATGAAACCATGCTGGAAACTGGATTCCGGGCTTTTGCCGGAAAGATCAAACCGGGGGGGGAACTGATCGTTCAGCATCAGCTGACGGGATTTTTTGATGGGTTTAATGGTCTGCAATCTTATGGGGTGCAAGGCGGAGATTACAGGGCTGAAAATATTCGCGTTGAAGAAGGCTTTTTCGTATTCGATTATCAGAGCGGTCAGAAAGTAATCAGGGATATTAAAGTATCCCTCCCGGGACGGCACAATATTGAAAATGCCACAGCGGCTATTACCATTGCTTTGAAGCTTGGGGTAAGCCCGGAGGATATAAAAAAGGCATTGGCTTCATTCAATGGAATAAAGCGACGGTTTGACTTCATTTACCGCGACGAGCAGGTGGTCTATATCGATGATTATGCCCACCATCCGTCAGAGTTAAAAGCAGCCATTGGGGCAGCAAGAGAGTTGTTCCCCGGTCGTAAGTTGACAGGAATTTTTCAGCCGCATTTGTTTTCGCGTACCCATGATTTCGCGGAAGGATTTGCTGTGGCGCTGGACGGCCTGGATGAAGTACTGCTGCTGGATATTTATCCGGCCCGGGAATTACCGATGGAGGGGGTTACTTCTGCCATTATTTTTGATAAAATGGAATTATCAAATAAGGTACAATTACCCAAGGCAAAATTACTGGAAACACTGGCCGGCAGGGAAATTGAGGTTTTGATGACGCTTGGTGCCGGAGATATAGATACAATGATCGATCCTATTGCGGATCTTTTAACAATAAAAAACAAGGCATTGAGCCGGAATTAA
- a CDS encoding lysine transporter LysE, with amino-acid sequence MFYLLNFILGVLAAFVGLLPPSMLNMTAARTTLEKDRGAALRFSAGASVVVLFQAYIALAFTKYISNYPGFIETLQKAALVIFLGLTVFFFYQARSQQKKKGSNSRKRASDLAFGALLSTLNVLAIPFYCAVSTMLDVEGWIRVEQPFIVLFVTGAALGTFGLLLVYIRFAKLIQKRAGYIARNINYILSGLSLLLFFITLIKIF; translated from the coding sequence ATGTTTTACCTGTTAAATTTTATTCTTGGAGTCCTCGCTGCCTTTGTCGGATTGCTGCCTCCGAGCATGTTAAATATGACGGCGGCGCGGACGACCCTTGAGAAGGATCGTGGCGCGGCCCTCCGGTTCTCGGCAGGAGCATCTGTTGTTGTTCTTTTTCAAGCCTATATTGCCCTGGCTTTTACAAAGTATATAAGCAACTATCCTGGTTTTATTGAAACTTTGCAAAAAGCAGCCCTGGTGATTTTCCTGGGTTTGACGGTATTTTTCTTTTACCAGGCCCGTAGTCAACAGAAAAAAAAGGGATCCAACAGCCGGAAAAGAGCCAGCGACCTGGCCTTTGGGGCGCTGTTATCTACGCTTAATGTACTGGCCATTCCTTTTTATTGTGCCGTGAGTACCATGCTCGATGTGGAAGGATGGATCAGGGTGGAACAGCCGTTTATTGTCCTTTTTGTGACGGGTGCCGCCTTGGGAACCTTTGGGTTACTTTTGGTATATATCCGGTTTGCCAAATTAATTCAAAAAAGGGCAGGTTATATTGCCAGGAATATCAACTATATCCTGAGTGGATTGAGTTTACTGCTTTTTTTCATTACCCTGATCAAAATTTTTTAG
- the murG gene encoding undecaprenyldiphospho-muramoylpentapeptide beta-N-acetylglucosaminyltransferase yields the protein MKVLISGGGTGGHIFPAIAIADAIKKKDPEADILFVGAKGKIEMEKVPQAGYPIKGLWISGFHRQLTLRNLIFPIKLMSSLVKSWSIIQRFKPDAVVGVGGFASGPILEMATRKGIPALVQEQNSYAGVTNKLLARKANVICVAYDNMERYFPEEKLKVTGNPVRADLKDIKASKTEALEYFGLEKGKKNLLVFGGSLGARTINEAMAASAEMLSNHPEIQVLWQAGKLYIDEFSKSETAQLPNVQIRPFIDRMDLAYKMADLVACRAGALTISELCIVGKPAILIPFPNAAGDHQTKNAMALVEKGAAFLVRDDEAKEAFKALVLNTIEDEGKMSQLAVNIKELGKPNAADHIADEVIKLAQKR from the coding sequence ATGAAAGTATTAATTAGTGGTGGAGGAACAGGAGGCCATATATTTCCGGCTATAGCGATTGCTGATGCCATTAAAAAGAAAGATCCGGAGGCGGATATTTTATTCGTAGGCGCCAAAGGAAAAATTGAAATGGAAAAAGTTCCCCAGGCGGGGTACCCGATCAAAGGATTGTGGATAAGCGGTTTTCACCGTCAGTTGACATTGCGAAATTTGATTTTTCCAATCAAATTGATGAGTAGCCTGGTAAAATCATGGTCCATCATTCAGCGTTTCAAACCGGACGCTGTTGTTGGAGTTGGAGGATTTGCCAGTGGTCCGATTCTGGAGATGGCCACGAGGAAGGGCATTCCTGCCCTGGTGCAGGAACAGAATTCATACGCAGGAGTCACCAACAAATTGCTTGCCAGGAAGGCCAATGTAATTTGTGTGGCTTATGATAATATGGAGCGCTATTTTCCTGAAGAAAAGCTCAAAGTGACAGGCAATCCTGTACGGGCAGACCTCAAGGATATAAAAGCTTCAAAAACCGAGGCACTGGAGTATTTCGGATTGGAAAAAGGCAAAAAAAATCTGTTGGTTTTCGGAGGGAGTCTTGGGGCAAGGACGATAAATGAAGCGATGGCAGCCTCGGCAGAAATGCTGAGCAATCATCCTGAAATCCAGGTGTTGTGGCAGGCAGGAAAATTGTACATCGATGAATTTTCCAAAAGCGAAACTGCTCAACTCCCGAATGTGCAGATCAGGCCATTTATTGACAGGATGGATCTCGCTTACAAAATGGCTGACCTGGTGGCTTGCAGAGCCGGAGCGCTGACCATTTCAGAGTTGTGTATCGTGGGGAAACCTGCCATACTGATTCCTTTTCCTAACGCAGCGGGGGATCATCAGACGAAAAATGCCATGGCCCTGGTGGAAAAAGGAGCCGCTTTTCTGGTGAGGGATGATGAGGCCAAAGAAGCTTTTAAAGCACTGGTTCTGAATACTATAGAAGATGAAGGTAAGATGTCCCAGCTGGCCGTAAATATTAAAGAGCTTGGGAAACCGAATGCAGCAGACCATATAGCGGACGAAGTTATAAAACTGGCTCAAAAAAGATAA
- a CDS encoding septum formation inhibitor Maf, with translation MKNLILWGSLLIAIIGVLAYTNSNSSNTPVVKVEETDPIATQETSSEFNQYWYAGDAEITSYELEQARYGEMHSGKAVLIFVTEPFSRDKQVKTDNPGKTDVSVMKLNFTKNFNTGIYPYSMMNSSFVPVKEKNGHALKITSSSQDWCGHTYTQLNDRNGKFEIESHSYFEGEGDESFTLSKTILEDELWTRIRLNPEDLPVGAQEVIPSFFHLRLLHQALKPYSVRIEKKSLADNQTAYILKYPDLNRQLKIVYNNTFPYEITGWEETFTSGWGASAKTLTTKATKIKTIKTDYWTKHNNEDLPLRDELGL, from the coding sequence ATGAAAAATTTAATCCTTTGGGGATCCCTTCTTATTGCCATTATTGGTGTCCTCGCTTACACTAATTCCAATTCAAGCAACACGCCCGTTGTCAAGGTGGAAGAAACGGATCCCATAGCGACACAGGAAACATCTTCCGAATTCAACCAATACTGGTATGCAGGCGATGCTGAAATCACTTCTTATGAGCTCGAACAAGCCCGATATGGCGAAATGCATTCAGGAAAGGCCGTTTTGATCTTTGTGACCGAACCTTTTTCCCGAGACAAGCAAGTCAAAACCGATAATCCTGGCAAAACCGACGTTTCGGTAATGAAGCTGAATTTTACCAAAAATTTCAATACAGGGATTTATCCTTATTCAATGATGAACTCGAGCTTTGTCCCGGTAAAAGAAAAAAACGGCCATGCGCTCAAAATCACCAGCTCATCACAGGATTGGTGTGGTCATACTTACACCCAACTCAACGACAGAAACGGAAAATTCGAAATTGAATCCCATTCGTATTTTGAAGGAGAAGGTGATGAGTCCTTTACCTTGTCCAAAACGATACTCGAAGACGAATTATGGACCCGGATCAGGCTAAATCCGGAGGACCTGCCAGTTGGAGCACAGGAAGTGATCCCTTCTTTTTTCCACCTAAGATTACTGCACCAGGCCTTGAAACCTTATAGCGTTCGAATTGAAAAGAAATCCCTTGCCGATAATCAAACAGCGTATATATTAAAATATCCCGACCTCAACCGTCAGTTGAAAATAGTCTACAACAATACATTTCCCTACGAAATCACCGGTTGGGAAGAAACCTTTACCAGTGGATGGGGAGCCTCTGCCAAAACACTGACCACTAAAGCCACAAAGATAAAAACTATAAAGACTGATTATTGGACCAAACACAATAATGAAGACCTTCCACTCAGGGATGAACTTGGGTTATAG
- the ftsZ gene encoding cell division protein FtsZ → MMFDMPKYESPIIKVLGVGGGGSNAVSHMYNQGIVGVDFAICNTDSQAMEASPVPTKIQLGPNLTEGRGAGSMPNKGKAACEESIEDVKRYLEDKCKMLFITAGMGGGTGTGAAPIIAKVAKEMGILTVGIVTLPFTFEGRRRTSQGSEGLMELKKHVDTLIIISNDKLRTIFGNLSLSDAFSNADNILSTAAKGIAEIITVPGYVNVDFEDVNTVMRESGVAIMGTAVAEGDDRARRAVDEALHSPLLEDNNIKGSKHILLNITSGTREVTMDEIFEITEFVQEEAGYGTDLIWGNCYDETLGEKLCVTVIATGFEEHSNIKKITGDERIVVSLDDDTPRNEVKKTPRLSDLGIETGNEGNASNTFEFDDLREAVKKAHRKSYSYDEPYVNDEEKARSIQERNLRIEREKRRHENLMRDRSELKLNNPQTINELESEPAYMRRGVRLDDVPTSSENTYSTWSLSDGEEADIQENGNSFLHDNVD, encoded by the coding sequence ATGATGTTTGATATGCCTAAATACGAAAGTCCTATAATTAAAGTTTTAGGAGTTGGCGGCGGCGGAAGTAATGCCGTTAGCCATATGTACAACCAGGGAATTGTCGGGGTAGATTTCGCCATTTGCAATACCGATTCACAAGCCATGGAAGCGAGCCCCGTTCCCACGAAAATTCAATTGGGTCCAAACCTGACTGAAGGCCGTGGCGCCGGGTCCATGCCCAATAAAGGGAAAGCGGCCTGTGAAGAATCCATCGAGGATGTTAAAAGGTACCTGGAAGATAAATGTAAAATGTTGTTCATTACCGCCGGAATGGGCGGTGGAACAGGAACCGGAGCGGCGCCTATCATTGCCAAAGTGGCGAAAGAAATGGGTATTCTTACCGTGGGTATCGTAACCCTGCCGTTTACTTTTGAGGGACGCAGACGGACTTCACAGGGTAGTGAGGGTTTGATGGAACTCAAAAAACACGTCGATACGCTCATCATCATTTCCAATGATAAGCTGCGCACCATCTTCGGAAATCTTTCTCTTTCTGACGCCTTTTCCAATGCGGACAATATTTTGTCAACAGCGGCTAAAGGGATCGCTGAGATCATCACCGTTCCGGGATATGTAAACGTCGATTTTGAGGACGTCAACACCGTTATGCGTGAAAGCGGAGTAGCCATCATGGGTACTGCCGTGGCGGAAGGAGATGACCGCGCACGTCGTGCCGTGGATGAAGCTTTGCATTCACCACTTCTTGAAGACAACAATATCAAAGGTTCCAAGCATATTTTGCTCAATATCACTTCCGGAACCCGTGAAGTGACCATGGATGAAATCTTTGAGATTACTGAATTTGTTCAGGAGGAAGCCGGTTACGGTACAGACCTCATCTGGGGAAATTGTTACGATGAAACCCTCGGAGAAAAATTATGTGTAACTGTCATCGCTACCGGATTTGAAGAACATTCAAATATCAAAAAAATTACCGGTGATGAACGTATCGTCGTATCCCTTGATGATGATACACCACGAAATGAGGTAAAAAAAACACCACGTTTATCAGACCTGGGGATAGAAACCGGTAATGAGGGTAACGCCTCCAATACCTTTGAGTTTGATGACTTGCGGGAAGCCGTCAAGAAAGCACACAGGAAATCATATTCCTATGATGAACCTTATGTAAATGATGAAGAAAAGGCCCGGTCCATTCAGGAACGCAATCTCCGCATTGAACGGGAGAAAAGACGTCATGAAAACCTGATGCGCGATCGAAGTGAATTAAAACTGAACAATCCGCAAACGATTAATGAGCTGGAAAGTGAACCTGCTTATATGCGTCGCGGGGTACGCCTGGATGATGTGCCTACCTCCTCTGAAAATACTTACTCCACCTGGTCTTTGTCAGATGGGGAAGAGGCCGACATCCAGGAAAATGGGAATTCTTTCCTCCACGATAATGTCGATTAA
- a CDS encoding T9SS type A sorting domain-containing protein: protein MKKKQLMLFLALFGFMSSQAQITYVKHDATGSNNGSSWSNAYTDLSVALGTVTAGEIWVAAGTYKPGSGAIDTFARFDIGYDISLYGGFAGNETSLAERDYENNVTYLDGDLAGDDVDGDFDNNKNDNALHVVYVDSLLSNVIVDGFTIRGGHNNVFNANIDIYLRGGGGLFTYSPVTVMNCNFRQNFSAAGAAIITNGISTGGSVISNCIFEENLATSSAVVYLFNQANTTVEFCEFNNNTTNRGALYPSYCANIAVSDCIFNSNENPFGYSSAMWSWQNIGLTVTNCNFTGNSGTNAGAIYVDGRENATPLATDIIFSNCNFTDNTASIGGAAGWGGAAHFWNTGFTLTGCTFEGNTALNAGAVYIDQRDTDPYQNDIAIIEDCNFYNNGASLGASDSGRGGALRSWKASFTATGTTFGGNTANSVGGAFYGEGIAKSYHFEDCVFEQNSATWSGAMTNYGDSTFVDIVDCTFQGNIAENGGGAISNGFKTAATITGTLFTENNAGWGGAIFNQNDTTALTVTNCEFYGNLVNSTGGGVYSTGKIITNISNSIFEGNQSDFGGGIAVAEGDADGGVLNVTDCKFNLNTATQGAGMNISNVDANITSSLFSTNIADDPGTGGAISTNATDSTDLVVNITNSTFVFNFGNLSGGIASWEGGDAANSVLNLQNNIFYNTGYNNFAIEDGNPEIVSLGGNISTDETLSPYLTHAQDISGNGNNPLFVDEDNEDYHLAAGSPCINAGVNDGAPEFDLDGNPRFGNVDMGAYEFDPTSSVKETVVDNNGQLRVSPNPAVSNMEVSLDNEWKGILKMTIVDAKGQVISSMTSVKLDDLQKQTIDVSKLPAGSYELIVHDGTRVLTTTFVKL, encoded by the coding sequence ATGAAAAAAAAACAACTTATGCTTTTCCTGGCTTTATTCGGATTTATGAGCAGCCAGGCCCAAATCACTTATGTCAAACATGACGCTACCGGGTCAAATAACGGAAGCTCCTGGTCCAATGCTTACACTGACCTCTCAGTCGCCCTGGGTACAGTAACCGCCGGAGAAATCTGGGTTGCGGCCGGCACCTACAAACCCGGCAGCGGTGCCATCGACACCTTTGCACGTTTTGACATTGGTTATGACATCAGTCTTTACGGCGGATTCGCCGGTAACGAAACGTCCCTGGCGGAACGGGACTACGAAAACAATGTCACCTACCTGGATGGAGACCTGGCCGGAGATGATGTGGACGGTGATTTTGATAATAACAAAAATGATAATGCCTTACACGTAGTATACGTGGACAGCCTTTTAAGCAACGTAATTGTTGACGGCTTCACCATCAGGGGGGGGCACAACAATGTGTTCAATGCCAATATCGACATTTATTTAAGAGGAGGAGGAGGGCTGTTTACCTACAGCCCGGTCACGGTAATGAATTGTAATTTCAGGCAAAACTTTTCAGCCGCCGGAGCCGCGATCATTACCAACGGAATATCTACCGGGGGATCAGTAATCTCCAATTGTATTTTTGAAGAAAACCTCGCCACAAGTTCCGCTGTTGTTTACTTGTTTAATCAAGCCAATACCACCGTGGAGTTTTGCGAATTCAATAACAATACGACCAACCGGGGCGCACTGTATCCTTCTTATTGCGCCAATATTGCCGTTTCGGATTGTATTTTTAATTCAAATGAAAACCCGTTTGGCTACTCCAGTGCCATGTGGAGCTGGCAAAATATCGGGCTTACCGTAACCAATTGTAACTTCACAGGAAATTCAGGAACCAACGCAGGGGCTATTTATGTGGATGGGCGTGAAAACGCAACGCCATTGGCTACAGATATTATTTTTTCCAATTGCAACTTTACAGATAATACCGCCAGCATTGGGGGAGCTGCCGGATGGGGAGGCGCTGCTCATTTTTGGAATACAGGTTTTACCCTGACAGGATGTACTTTTGAAGGCAATACAGCCCTCAATGCCGGAGCCGTTTACATTGATCAAAGAGATACAGATCCTTACCAGAACGATATTGCTATCATTGAAGATTGTAATTTTTATAATAACGGAGCCAGCCTCGGCGCTTCAGACTCTGGCCGTGGAGGAGCCCTTCGCTCCTGGAAAGCCAGCTTTACAGCCACTGGAACTACATTTGGCGGGAATACTGCCAATAGTGTCGGAGGGGCGTTTTATGGAGAAGGAATAGCCAAATCATATCATTTCGAAGATTGTGTGTTCGAACAAAATAGCGCTACCTGGAGCGGAGCTATGACCAATTACGGCGATTCCACTTTTGTGGACATCGTCGATTGCACTTTCCAGGGCAACATCGCAGAAAACGGCGGTGGAGCCATAAGCAACGGCTTCAAAACGGCTGCCACGATTACCGGGACGCTGTTCACTGAAAACAATGCCGGATGGGGAGGTGCCATTTTTAATCAGAACGACACTACAGCCCTTACTGTTACCAATTGTGAATTTTATGGCAACCTGGTTAACTCGACCGGTGGCGGTGTTTATTCCACTGGAAAAATAATCACCAATATTTCCAATTCTATCTTCGAAGGCAACCAGTCTGATTTTGGAGGAGGAATCGCAGTAGCCGAAGGCGACGCCGATGGAGGGGTACTGAATGTAACGGATTGCAAATTCAACCTCAACACAGCTACCCAGGGAGCAGGCATGAACATTTCTAATGTGGATGCCAATATTACCAGCAGTCTTTTCAGCACAAATATTGCCGATGACCCCGGGACGGGAGGAGCTATTTCAACCAATGCTACGGACAGTACTGACCTGGTGGTCAATATTACCAACTCTACTTTTGTTTTTAATTTTGGCAACCTTTCAGGAGGCATTGCTTCCTGGGAAGGTGGAGATGCCGCCAATTCGGTACTCAACCTTCAAAACAATATTTTCTACAACACCGGGTATAATAATTTTGCCATAGAAGATGGAAACCCTGAGATCGTATCCTTGGGTGGAAATATAAGTACTGACGAAACCTTGTCGCCCTACCTGACTCATGCACAGGATATTTCAGGAAATGGCAATAATCCTTTGTTTGTGGATGAAGATAATGAGGATTATCACCTCGCGGCAGGAAGCCCTTGTATCAATGCCGGCGTCAATGACGGAGCTCCGGAATTTGATCTCGACGGCAACCCAAGATTCGGAAATGTGGATATGGGTGCCTATGAATTCGATCCGACTTCTTCTGTAAAGGAAACGGTGGTCGACAATAACGGTCAATTGCGTGTTTCGCCCAATCCGGCGGTAAGCAATATGGAAGTTTCACTCGACAATGAGTGGAAAGGAATCCTTAAAATGACTATTGTTGATGCAAAAGGACAGGTAATCAGCAGTATGACCTCAGTGAAACTGGATGACCTGCAAAAGCAGACTATCGACGTTTCGAAACTTCCGGCAGGAAGTTATGAACTGATCGTTCATGACGGAACTCGTGTACTGACCACTACTTTTGTGAAACTTTAG
- a CDS encoding DMT family transporter has translation MTKITEIKSLKYWFTLGLLGLVWGSSFILIKKGLTVYSPYQVGAIRLGVSALVFLPFFLLQARRVDWSKWKWLLLVGLCGSGIPAFLFPIAQMHISSSVSGVLNSLTPLFTLLLGLMFFGRKFRLMKLVGVFIGLVGATVLILAGNASELQGSNMWFSLVAVLATICYGTSVNTVGSHLSKLSSLTISAVSFVMIGFPALLFLFTTDFVEVLTVNEQGYEAFFYVVLLAIAGTVLASLLFFQLVHWTNPVFASSVAYIIPLIAMGWGMMDGETLSVFHFISAGMILYGLYLSRD, from the coding sequence ATGACAAAAATAACGGAGATCAAGAGCCTGAAATACTGGTTTACTCTCGGGTTGCTGGGGCTGGTTTGGGGCAGTTCCTTTATCCTGATAAAAAAAGGATTGACGGTGTATTCTCCCTATCAGGTAGGAGCGATCAGGCTGGGTGTTTCCGCATTGGTCTTTTTACCTTTTTTTTTACTTCAGGCCCGTCGGGTGGATTGGTCCAAATGGAAATGGCTGCTCCTGGTTGGCCTTTGCGGAAGCGGGATTCCGGCTTTTCTGTTTCCCATTGCCCAAATGCATATCAGTTCATCGGTGTCGGGGGTGCTGAACTCCCTCACGCCTTTGTTTACCCTGTTGCTGGGATTGATGTTTTTTGGAAGAAAGTTTCGCCTCATGAAACTCGTTGGGGTGTTTATCGGGCTTGTGGGAGCAACCGTGCTCATCCTTGCCGGAAACGCGTCTGAACTGCAGGGGAGTAATATGTGGTTTAGTTTAGTCGCCGTATTGGCCACCATTTGTTATGGCACGAGTGTTAATACCGTAGGAAGCCACCTCAGTAAGCTGAGTTCGCTGACCATCAGTGCCGTGTCGTTTGTAATGATAGGATTTCCGGCCCTGCTCTTCCTTTTTACCACCGACTTTGTCGAAGTACTTACGGTGAATGAGCAGGGTTATGAAGCTTTTTTTTACGTAGTGTTACTAGCCATTGCAGGGACCGTGCTGGCCTCTCTTTTGTTCTTTCAGCTCGTCCATTGGACCAATCCTGTTTTTGCCTCGTCCGTGGCCTATATCATTCCCCTGATCGCTATGGGGTGGGGTATGATGGATGGGGAAACTTTATCTGTTTTTCATTTTATTAGTGCCGGAATGATCCTCTACGGATTGTATCTCAGCCGGGATTGA
- the ftsA gene encoding cell division protein FtsA, translating into MENYANRSEIVVALDIGTTKVCAIAGRKNEHGKLEVLGYGKVNSEGVLRGVVSNIEKTVKAISEAVQSAQAASGQVFQVVHVGIAGQHIKSLQHRGILTRDNDHAEISQRDIDRLIKDMHKLVLPPGDKILHVIPQEFAVDNEQGITDPIGMSGIRLEANFHIITGQITASNNILRCIERTGLKVANMTLEPIASAASVLNDEEMEAGVALVDIGGGTTDITIFQDGIVRHTAVIPFGGNIITKDIKEGCAIMTHQAEKLKVKFGAALAEEVFDNRIITIPGLRGRDPKEISEKNLARIIEARMMEIMDYVVWEIRRSGYERKLIAGVVLTGGGALLSHIDKLCEYHTGMSTRIGLPVEKLAHGYSERLSSPVFATSIGLLLKGIEDFEKGRVVYETKDKEKEEEPVEEMVEEVAGDKWYEQIFRKTKEWFEAEPDSEF; encoded by the coding sequence ATGGAAAATTATGCAAACAGATCTGAAATCGTAGTTGCCCTGGACATCGGGACAACAAAAGTGTGTGCGATCGCGGGCCGCAAAAATGAACACGGCAAACTCGAGGTCCTCGGGTATGGCAAGGTCAATTCAGAAGGGGTGCTTCGTGGAGTGGTATCCAACATTGAAAAGACCGTTAAAGCTATCTCTGAGGCTGTCCAAAGTGCGCAAGCTGCTTCAGGACAAGTATTCCAGGTAGTTCATGTCGGTATTGCGGGACAGCACATAAAAAGCCTCCAACATCGGGGCATTTTAACACGTGACAATGACCATGCTGAGATCAGCCAGAGAGACATTGACCGACTTATCAAGGATATGCATAAGTTGGTATTGCCTCCCGGGGACAAGATCCTGCACGTTATCCCCCAGGAGTTCGCGGTGGATAATGAACAGGGGATTACTGATCCTATCGGAATGTCAGGCATTCGTCTTGAAGCCAATTTTCACATTATTACCGGGCAAATCACTGCCTCCAACAACATCCTGCGCTGCATTGAACGCACCGGACTGAAAGTCGCGAATATGACTTTGGAGCCCATTGCGTCCGCTGCATCTGTGCTGAACGATGAAGAGATGGAGGCCGGTGTGGCACTGGTGGATATTGGTGGAGGGACTACGGACATAACGATCTTCCAGGATGGTATCGTCCGTCATACCGCTGTCATTCCATTTGGTGGAAACATCATTACCAAAGATATTAAAGAAGGTTGCGCCATCATGACGCATCAGGCAGAAAAGCTCAAAGTGAAATTTGGGGCTGCTCTGGCCGAAGAAGTCTTTGACAACCGTATCATCACTATTCCCGGTTTACGGGGTCGTGATCCAAAAGAAATTTCTGAAAAGAACCTCGCCAGAATCATTGAGGCGCGGATGATGGAAATTATGGATTATGTCGTATGGGAAATTCGCAGATCAGGTTATGAACGTAAACTTATCGCCGGAGTCGTTTTAACCGGAGGTGGAGCTTTACTCAGCCATATTGATAAACTTTGCGAATACCATACCGGCATGAGTACACGTATCGGTCTTCCGGTAGAGAAACTGGCCCACGGGTACAGTGAGCGTCTGAGTAGCCCTGTTTTTGCGACAAGCATAGGGTTGCTGCTCAAAGGGATCGAAGATTTTGAAAAAGGAAGAGTAGTGTACGAGACCAAAGACAAGGAAAAAGAAGAAGAGCCTGTCGAGGAAATGGTTGAAGAAGTTGCCGGAGATAAATGGTACGAGCAGATCTTCCGTAAAACGAAGGAGTGGTTTGAAGCAGAACCGGACTCCGAATTTTAA